In Pseudofrankia saprophytica, one genomic interval encodes:
- a CDS encoding putative Ig domain-containing protein, whose translation MSTHEPVSHPAGLRSSGRRVGPGAPTGLGDSPTSALDGPGSTRVSSPLMQDAVRAGGLDVGPSKVPGTFAGKIAPFANPFLDGKEEALVVDSRGRLTYLRRGDTETGWQQELVTGGGTEPLEAREVVVVVHPRDLTVWAVYTGAYELVQTSALQLTATTTAGKTTCTWKAVPDSVQFLAPGVFPLSQLSVYYDDTRVPWITGYESLSRRVVAIQAVIPRDYVPAPNLRFQLRPPGQQLPVGWQVNELAAGWILRPDWSPICYLRVNGNQLVRFIPGSKDAPVTIATNLAQIVGVYRSYDNSDPEIDCVYLDTAGNLVTYHKVSSSKHETKTPGLGFAAADCWVDANRMAHIYGLDSAQTLKVLHQVSWDILGGPVWAASVTTTGKKVAACVGLVPHVAAYTLDPFPDTLPSQLVKRSGTTEADELHSFYTQDITSARWSRDKIRLPAGGDPHRTTSYLSSVTILDRRGKPMAGLPVSVSASTLTEIQVAGASCLVGPGHSAALVTNALGRVVIATPADSLLPATLRVDAAGLANGAVIQPATGVHDYLAGTGTLHSQNGLFTEAALRAAKIVKNGDLVPVIVNGCRNIFRRAEGAALRSRVDVGTGPAREIHGFAAGGALGGGRAGYHEFDRPEDFTAYLDAIRDLPNYGGVWTDFANWSGDVWQGIKNGTIQVVDVLVGAITKIFIKIGDAVVELLDLVIDTVESAVRAVEALFRRGVDTIGEVVDWLKALFNFKDIWDTKKALQDGAGTILSYGAATVAHFGHVADGWFASKEKQVKDHFNDLKKQYAGRPLGDAANQIPALTDAAGHSLTESALRDDPQANWLLNQALSAPALKAFADADAAGLTVLSGSPIPAAWESFMRKLTEADIGPTFLEILGDLEVVVTKVVSPDDPAGASKASMVALIEILERLTHAALRALDLIHKSAVTLVETVAAGLQGLLNHELPLGPVNTFYRWIQTQNGIKNPENLTVGGLGFLLAGFVTSTSHKLAFGVDTVPFPDGFPAIPAPPWHSSYDPSHQLAPDPAGVAFAMKVLQGVAGFSGLFASFPEAYGDISAAFGEEQGDKGTRLVCAIGATILDTLMFSALTSCPPVTGSTWQREDKTVNGWTYSFLVSVGMVFLNASMIAVDLSGQSNTAFFKNAGNVQTGPVAVGYLAGCYMVFAGMAIHDDGVNAYSAAAIQLSAVPSIFQAVRFKVGDGDRYYKHRVGLVAGVDTAAMWTSTMMVIVAALTPAPSISNRQKLPTGNVGKEYKAKIAASGGEKTYNYPLKNFEVLSGALPAGIRLDGDGQLLGTPTEPGKSTFAVQCTDSFGPNQYSNKAELSIEIGL comes from the coding sequence GTGAGCACTCACGAACCCGTTTCGCATCCAGCCGGCCTCCGCTCGTCCGGCCGCCGCGTTGGCCCGGGCGCCCCGACTGGTCTGGGCGACTCGCCGACCAGCGCGCTCGACGGACCCGGATCCACCCGCGTCTCCAGCCCGCTGATGCAGGACGCGGTCAGGGCGGGCGGCCTCGACGTCGGCCCTTCCAAGGTTCCCGGCACGTTCGCCGGCAAGATCGCGCCGTTCGCGAACCCGTTCCTCGACGGCAAGGAGGAGGCACTGGTCGTCGACAGCAGGGGTCGGCTGACCTATCTGCGGCGGGGGGACACCGAGACCGGGTGGCAGCAGGAGCTGGTCACCGGCGGCGGGACCGAACCCCTGGAAGCCAGAGAGGTCGTCGTGGTGGTCCACCCACGTGACCTCACGGTCTGGGCTGTCTACACCGGCGCCTACGAGCTCGTCCAGACGTCGGCGCTCCAGCTGACCGCGACCACGACCGCCGGGAAGACGACCTGCACCTGGAAGGCCGTTCCCGACAGCGTCCAGTTCCTCGCGCCCGGGGTCTTCCCGCTCAGTCAGCTGTCGGTGTACTACGACGACACCCGCGTTCCGTGGATCACCGGCTACGAGTCGCTGTCGCGCCGTGTCGTGGCGATCCAGGCGGTCATACCGAGGGACTACGTCCCGGCGCCCAACCTGCGCTTCCAGCTCAGGCCGCCCGGCCAGCAGCTGCCGGTCGGCTGGCAGGTCAACGAGCTGGCGGCCGGCTGGATCCTGCGGCCGGACTGGTCGCCCATCTGTTACCTGCGCGTCAACGGCAACCAGCTGGTGCGGTTCATCCCCGGGAGCAAGGACGCCCCCGTGACGATCGCGACGAACCTGGCCCAGATCGTCGGGGTGTACCGGTCGTATGACAACAGCGATCCAGAGATCGACTGTGTGTACCTCGACACCGCCGGGAATCTGGTCACTTACCACAAGGTGAGTTCCAGCAAACATGAAACAAAAACGCCGGGTCTGGGTTTCGCGGCGGCGGACTGCTGGGTCGACGCCAACAGGATGGCGCATATCTACGGGCTGGACAGCGCGCAGACACTGAAGGTTCTCCATCAGGTCTCCTGGGACATCCTCGGCGGACCGGTCTGGGCCGCTTCGGTGACGACGACCGGCAAGAAGGTGGCCGCCTGCGTGGGGCTCGTCCCGCACGTCGCCGCCTACACACTGGACCCGTTCCCGGACACGCTGCCCTCCCAGCTGGTGAAGCGGTCCGGAACCACGGAGGCCGACGAGCTGCACAGCTTCTACACCCAGGACATCACCTCGGCGCGGTGGTCACGGGACAAGATCCGGCTGCCCGCCGGGGGCGACCCGCACCGGACGACCAGCTACCTCAGCTCGGTCACGATCCTGGACCGGCGCGGCAAGCCCATGGCGGGTCTGCCGGTGAGCGTGTCCGCGAGCACGCTCACCGAGATCCAGGTGGCGGGGGCCTCCTGCCTGGTCGGGCCCGGGCACAGTGCCGCGCTGGTGACCAACGCGCTGGGCCGGGTCGTCATCGCGACCCCCGCGGACAGCCTGCTGCCCGCGACCCTGCGGGTCGACGCGGCCGGCCTCGCGAACGGCGCGGTCATCCAGCCCGCCACGGGAGTCCACGACTACCTCGCGGGAACCGGGACGCTGCACTCCCAGAATGGCCTGTTCACCGAGGCCGCACTCAGGGCCGCCAAGATCGTGAAGAACGGCGATCTGGTCCCCGTTATCGTGAACGGCTGTCGGAACATCTTCCGGCGCGCGGAGGGCGCTGCACTGCGCTCGCGGGTGGATGTCGGTACCGGCCCCGCGCGGGAGATCCACGGTTTCGCGGCCGGCGGCGCACTCGGTGGCGGGCGGGCGGGGTACCACGAGTTCGACAGGCCTGAGGATTTCACGGCGTATCTGGACGCGATCAGAGACCTGCCAAACTATGGCGGGGTCTGGACAGACTTTGCCAACTGGTCCGGAGACGTCTGGCAGGGAATCAAGAACGGCACGATCCAGGTTGTGGACGTCCTCGTCGGCGCGATCACGAAGATCTTCATCAAGATAGGCGATGCGGTCGTCGAGCTCCTCGACCTCGTCATCGACACCGTCGAGTCCGCGGTGCGCGCCGTCGAGGCGCTGTTCCGCCGTGGCGTCGACACCATCGGCGAGGTCGTCGACTGGCTGAAGGCGCTCTTCAACTTCAAGGACATCTGGGACACCAAGAAGGCGCTCCAGGACGGTGCGGGCACCATTCTGAGCTATGGCGCCGCCACCGTGGCGCACTTCGGTCACGTCGCGGACGGCTGGTTCGCCAGCAAGGAAAAGCAGGTCAAGGACCACTTCAACGACCTCAAGAAGCAGTACGCGGGGCGCCCGCTGGGCGATGCCGCCAACCAGATCCCGGCGCTGACCGACGCGGCCGGTCACAGCCTGACCGAGTCGGCGCTACGCGACGACCCACAGGCCAACTGGCTGCTCAACCAGGCGCTGAGCGCCCCGGCGCTGAAGGCCTTCGCCGACGCCGACGCGGCCGGCCTGACGGTGCTCTCCGGGTCGCCGATCCCCGCCGCCTGGGAGTCGTTCATGCGGAAGCTCACCGAGGCCGACATCGGCCCGACGTTCCTGGAGATCCTTGGCGACCTGGAAGTGGTCGTCACGAAGGTTGTCAGCCCTGACGACCCGGCCGGAGCGTCCAAGGCGTCGATGGTCGCGCTCATCGAGATCCTCGAGCGTCTGACCCATGCAGCGCTGCGGGCCCTCGACCTGATCCACAAGTCGGCCGTAACGCTGGTCGAGACCGTCGCTGCCGGCCTCCAGGGCCTGCTCAACCACGAGCTGCCACTTGGCCCCGTCAACACGTTCTACCGTTGGATCCAGACCCAGAACGGCATCAAGAATCCCGAGAACCTGACGGTCGGTGGCCTCGGTTTCCTCCTCGCCGGCTTCGTCACCAGCACAAGCCACAAGCTCGCGTTCGGCGTTGACACAGTCCCGTTCCCGGACGGTTTCCCGGCGATCCCGGCGCCGCCCTGGCACTCCTCCTACGACCCGTCCCACCAGCTCGCGCCCGACCCGGCGGGCGTCGCCTTTGCGATGAAGGTGCTGCAGGGCGTCGCCGGGTTCTCGGGGCTCTTCGCGAGCTTCCCCGAGGCCTACGGTGACATCTCGGCCGCCTTTGGGGAGGAGCAAGGAGACAAGGGGACACGCCTGGTCTGCGCCATCGGCGCGACGATCCTCGACACGCTGATGTTCAGCGCGCTGACCTCGTGCCCACCGGTCACCGGCTCGACCTGGCAGCGCGAGGACAAGACCGTCAACGGCTGGACCTACTCGTTCCTCGTCTCGGTGGGTATGGTTTTCCTGAACGCCAGCATGATCGCGGTCGACCTCAGCGGCCAGAGCAACACCGCGTTCTTCAAGAACGCCGGCAACGTCCAGACCGGGCCGGTAGCCGTCGGTTACCTCGCCGGGTGCTACATGGTCTTCGCCGGCATGGCCATCCACGACGATGGGGTAAATGCCTACTCGGCAGCGGCCATCCAGCTGTCCGCCGTGCCCTCCATCTTCCAGGCCGTCCGGTTCAAGGTCGGTGACGGAGACCGGTACTACAAGCACCGGGTCGGCCTGGTCGCCGGTGTCGACACTGCGGCGATGTGGACGTCGACCATGATGGTCATCGTCGCGGCGCTGACCCCGGCGCCGTCGATCTCCAACCGACAGAAGCTTCCCACGGGCAACGTCGGGAAGGAGTACAAGGCGAAGATCGCGGCCAGTGGCGGGGAGAAGACATACAACTACCCGCTGAAGAACTTCGAGGTCCTGAGCGGCGCGCTGCCCGCCGGCATCCGCCTCGACGGGGACGGCCAACTCCTGGGAACCCCGACCGAGCCGGGCAAGTCGACCTTCGCGGTCCAGTGCACGGACTCCTTCGGGCCGAACCAGTACTCGAACAAGGCCGAGCTGTCGATCGAGATCGGCCTCTGA
- a CDS encoding RNA polymerase sigma factor → MAYTYEGKRAGRPLLASWARTGLLLAADLLAGDQGVLPRCAALPARALANLPAAVCAPPLVRADSGFFTGELARAAVAADADFAIAAPRNAALWRAYAAVPETAWTDAPRRGRPGCRTRKTQRSTRTGTGKQSARMPRLRCGRARKIRPWGESFPARGRDSWGMDSGPSDEMLLLAVAERDTGAFRTLYERHAGWLAIRLARRCNDRDLVADAIQDTFVAVWQRPRGFRGDGDIAAWLWGIAIRRLVSRLRTRSSVAAVFENAGTAPAAEDQVLLSVEYGDIGQALARLSPEMRAVIQAVVLDGLSAKEAAQLLHVPVSSVKTRLYRAKAHLRAALAEGPS, encoded by the coding sequence GTGGCCTACACCTACGAAGGGAAACGGGCGGGGCGGCCGCTTTTGGCGAGCTGGGCACGCACCGGGCTGCTCCTGGCCGCGGACCTGCTCGCCGGAGACCAGGGCGTCCTGCCGCGCTGCGCCGCCCTGCCGGCCCGGGCACTGGCCAACCTGCCCGCCGCGGTCTGCGCCCCGCCGCTGGTCCGGGCGGACTCCGGGTTCTTCACCGGCGAACTGGCCCGCGCCGCGGTGGCCGCCGACGCGGACTTCGCGATCGCCGCGCCGCGGAACGCCGCGCTGTGGCGGGCCTATGCCGCCGTGCCCGAGACCGCCTGGACCGACGCCCCCAGGCGGGGCCGACCAGGGTGCCGGACACGGAAGACCCAACGTAGTACGCGAACGGGTACAGGGAAGCAGTCTGCCCGGATGCCACGCCTCCGGTGCGGGCGGGCCCGGAAAATTCGGCCGTGGGGTGAATCTTTTCCGGCCCGGGGACGCGACAGTTGGGGCATGGACAGCGGCCCGAGCGACGAGATGTTGCTTCTCGCCGTCGCCGAACGCGACACGGGCGCTTTCCGCACGCTGTATGAACGCCACGCCGGCTGGCTCGCGATCCGGCTCGCCCGGAGGTGCAACGACCGCGACCTCGTGGCGGACGCGATTCAGGACACGTTCGTCGCCGTCTGGCAGAGACCGCGGGGCTTTCGCGGCGACGGCGACATCGCGGCATGGCTGTGGGGGATCGCGATCCGCCGGCTGGTGAGCCGCCTGCGGACCCGAAGCAGCGTCGCCGCCGTGTTCGAGAACGCCGGAACCGCGCCGGCGGCGGAAGACCAGGTGCTGCTGTCGGTCGAGTACGGCGACATCGGCCAGGCGCTGGCCCGGCTGTCGCCGGAGATGCGCGCCGTCATCCAGGCCGTCGTGCTGGACGGCCTGTCCGCCAAAGAAGCGGCGCAGCTGTTGCACGTACCGGTGAGCAGCGTGAAAACCAGGCTCTACCGGGCCAAGGCGCACCTGCGGGCCGCCTTAGCGGAGGGACCGTCATGA
- a CDS encoding ATP-binding cassette domain-containing protein, with amino-acid sequence MVTASISLREVGRRFGATQALVGVDLGLKPGVTGLLGPNGAGKTTLLRLLATALPPTRGRVSVLGLDPEVPAERTGIRRQLGYLPQELGFPRGFTAFAFVDYIAMLKEWTEPAARHAEVRRVLGLVGLSDLGPKRIRAMSGGQRRRVALAQALLGSPPVLILDEPTTGVDPEQRVTLRTVLAEIARTSIVVLSTHQTEDVAALCERVIVLDRGRVRYDGPVTDLVGQAAGRVWLADEPDPAARVSWRTGTGRYRNVGAHVRDGVEHVEPSLEDAYLLLRGELPEATAAEEVAS; translated from the coding sequence ATGGTGACCGCTTCGATCAGCCTGCGTGAGGTCGGGCGCAGGTTCGGCGCCACCCAGGCGCTGGTCGGCGTCGACCTGGGCCTGAAACCCGGTGTGACTGGACTGCTCGGCCCCAACGGCGCCGGCAAGACCACGCTGCTGCGCCTGCTGGCCACCGCGCTGCCCCCCACTCGGGGACGGGTGAGCGTGCTGGGCCTGGATCCGGAGGTGCCGGCCGAACGGACCGGCATCCGCCGCCAGCTCGGCTACCTGCCGCAAGAGCTCGGCTTCCCGCGTGGGTTCACTGCCTTCGCGTTCGTGGACTACATCGCGATGCTCAAGGAGTGGACCGAGCCGGCGGCGCGGCACGCGGAAGTGCGCCGCGTGCTCGGCCTGGTGGGGCTGTCTGACCTCGGCCCGAAGCGGATCCGGGCCATGTCCGGCGGCCAGCGGCGGCGGGTCGCGCTCGCCCAGGCGCTGCTCGGCTCGCCGCCGGTGCTGATCCTGGACGAGCCGACCACCGGCGTCGACCCGGAGCAGCGGGTGACGCTGCGGACCGTGCTCGCGGAGATCGCGCGCACGTCGATCGTGGTGCTGTCCACCCACCAGACCGAGGACGTCGCGGCCCTGTGCGAGCGCGTGATCGTGCTGGACCGCGGCCGGGTCCGCTATGACGGCCCGGTCACCGACCTGGTCGGCCAGGCAGCCGGGCGGGTCTGGCTGGCCGACGAACCGGACCCGGCAGCACGTGTCTCCTGGCGGACCGGCACCGGCCGGTACCGCAACGTCGGCGCCCACGTGCGTGACGGCGTCGAACACGTCGAACCGTCCCTCGAAGACGCGTACCTGCTGCTGCGCGGCGAACTGCCGGAGGCCACGGCGGCCGAGGAGGTGGCGTCGTGA
- a CDS encoding flavin-containing monooxygenase → MASAILAARERNLTEDGALHEAVNSSGETRICVIGAGPCGLTALKNLLQVGCRNVVCYDESSGIGGNWAYTDDPHRASVYECSHIISSRRMSSFADFPMPEEYPDFPSHRQLLAYFTEYARAFQLEPHIHLGSHVEQCTLGGDGRWAVRVITNGETRVELFDSLLVCSGHHREALVPEYPGMFTGKIVHSSAYKRPEPFRDQRVLVVGAGNSAADIAVDVAHIASRAALSMREGTYFIPKLMSGKPMDVLYDFWHGKIPKPLLQSALKLWLRLVIGKWEEYGLQTPTKAPLAKHPTLNSSVLDALRDGRLVARRGIERYDGNIVHFADGAQEEFDVIIMGTGFRTSFPFLSERIAGWDMAKTPPLYLKMMHPTIPSLFFIGLFQPIGCIWQLADYQARLAALQISGRVRRPSDIDTRIRREVAHAHSRSDTSPRHAIEVDYHAFRREMMGALAQAKRNAT, encoded by the coding sequence ATGGCGAGCGCGATCCTGGCGGCACGCGAGCGGAACCTGACTGAGGACGGCGCCCTGCACGAGGCCGTGAATTCATCTGGCGAAACGCGGATCTGTGTGATCGGCGCAGGCCCCTGCGGTCTGACCGCGCTGAAGAACTTACTTCAGGTCGGCTGCCGCAACGTCGTCTGCTACGACGAGAGCAGCGGCATAGGGGGAAACTGGGCGTACACCGACGATCCCCATCGGGCCAGCGTCTATGAGTGCTCGCACATCATCTCGTCCCGGCGCATGTCATCGTTCGCCGATTTTCCGATGCCGGAAGAATACCCGGACTTTCCTTCGCACCGGCAGCTGCTTGCCTACTTCACCGAATATGCAAGAGCGTTTCAGCTCGAGCCGCACATCCACCTCGGTTCGCATGTCGAGCAATGCACGCTCGGCGGCGACGGCCGATGGGCGGTGCGTGTCATCACGAACGGCGAAACAAGGGTTGAACTTTTCGACAGCTTGCTGGTCTGCTCCGGCCACCACCGCGAAGCGCTCGTGCCTGAATACCCGGGCATGTTCACAGGCAAGATCGTTCACTCCTCGGCCTACAAGCGCCCCGAGCCGTTCCGCGACCAGCGCGTGCTCGTGGTCGGCGCAGGAAACTCGGCCGCTGATATTGCCGTCGACGTCGCCCACATCGCCTCGCGGGCCGCGCTCAGCATGCGCGAGGGGACCTACTTCATTCCGAAACTCATGTCCGGGAAGCCGATGGACGTCCTCTATGATTTCTGGCACGGCAAGATTCCGAAGCCGCTACTCCAGTCGGCACTGAAGCTTTGGCTGCGGCTCGTGATCGGAAAATGGGAAGAATACGGTCTACAGACCCCGACCAAAGCGCCGCTCGCGAAACACCCGACCTTGAATTCCAGCGTACTCGACGCGCTACGCGATGGCCGGCTCGTCGCGCGCCGCGGCATCGAGCGCTATGACGGAAACATTGTCCACTTCGCCGACGGCGCACAGGAAGAATTCGACGTCATCATCATGGGAACCGGCTTTCGCACGAGCTTCCCGTTCCTGTCCGAGCGGATCGCCGGCTGGGACATGGCCAAGACGCCGCCACTCTATCTGAAGATGATGCATCCGACGATACCCAGCCTTTTCTTCATCGGCCTGTTCCAGCCGATCGGCTGCATCTGGCAGCTCGCCGACTACCAGGCACGCCTCGCGGCGCTGCAGATCAGCGGGCGGGTGAGACGCCCGTCCGACATCGATACGCGCATCCGCCGCGAAGTCGCGCACGCGCATTCTCGGTCCGATACGTCGCCCCGGCACGCGATCGAAGTCGACTATCACGCATTCCGGCGAGAAATGATGGGCGCGCTCGCCCAGGCCAAGCGCAATGCTACGTAG